CGATGGGTGCTGGTAAAAGCACCATCGGGCGTTTGCTTTCTAAAGAGCTGAACTTGCCGTTTAAAGACTCTGACCGAGAGATCGAAGCTCGGTCGGGTGCTGATATCCCCTGGATCTTTGATGTTGAAGGTGAAGAGGGCTTTCGGCTGCGGGAAACCGGTATGCTGCAGGATTTGGTACTAGATGAACGGGTAGTGCTAGCCACTGGTGGGGGTGCGGTGTTGCGTCAGGAAAATCGTCAGTTGCTGACCACCTATGGTACAGTGGTATATCTGGAGACCAGTGTTGAGCAACAGCTAGAGCGTACTGCTCGAGACAAACGTCGGCCATTACTACAACAGGCTGATCCAAGAACAGTATTAACTGAGTTGTTATCTGTTAGGGGGCCAATCTATGAATCACTGGCTGATATCACTATTCATACCGATGGTAAGTCCCCCCGTGGTGTGGTAAGTGAGATTACCGAAGCGCTAGACCAGCTGAATCTGAATAGACCCCAGTAATTTATCAACCTTTAAAATGCAGTAAATCAAGATGGAAAAGTTAATTGTCGATTTAGCTGAAAGAAGTTATCCCATATATATTGGCCAACAATTAATTGACCAGTTTGAATACTATCAGCCTCATATTGATGGCAAGCAAGTCTTAATTGTCACGAATGACACAGTAGCGCCTTTATATCTTGAACGAGTTAAACAAACTCTGACTGGTCATTACCAAGTGGCTGAAGTGGTGTTGTCTGATGGTGAGCAATATAAAACCTTAGCAACTGTTGAAAAAATCTACGATGTATTACTAACCAATAAATTCAACCGTACCGTGACACTAGTTGCCTTAGGTGGTGGTGTTATAGGGGATATTACCGGTTTTGCAGCTGCTACCTATCAGCGAGGGGTTAACTTTATTCAAGTGCCAACTACCCTTCTTGCTCAAGTAGACTCATCTGTTGGTGGCAAAACAGGAGTAAATCACCCACTGGGTAAAAACATGATTGGTGCTTTTTATCAGCCCAAATGTGTCATTGCCGATACAACCACCTTAAATACTCTGCCAGATCGAGAGTTGTCAGCAGGTATTGCTGAAGTAATTAAGTATGGTTTGATTTCCGATAAACCTTTTTTTGAGTGGCTGGAAGAGCATGTTAGCTCACTGGTTAGCAGATGCTCTGATAGTTTAGGCTATGCCGTTTTACGCTCTTGTGAAAATAAGGCATGGGTTGTTGCTCAAGATGAAAAAGAAGGTGGTATTCGCGCTATTTTAAATCTAGGCCATACCTTTGGTCATGCTATTGAGAATTTTATGGGCTATGGTAGGTGGCTACATGGTGAAGCCGTAGCTGCTGGTATGGTACAAGCGGCAGACTTGTCGTGCCGGATTGGCTGGATAACTGAATCAGAAGTATCAGGAGTTAAGTCACTGTTAAAACAGGCTAGCTTGCCGATTGAGCCACCAGAAGAAATGTCTTGTAATGATTATTTAGAGCTAATGGCTGTAGATAAAAAAGTAATTGATGGTCAGCTTCGGTTAGTATTGTTAGAGTCGATAGGCAAAGCTATTGTGACAGCTGATTTTGATCGACAGTTGTTGCTTGATACTCTTGGCTAATTGTGTACAGATAATTAGGTCTACGTTATTTTGTGATAGATGATTTTCAACAGCACCTACAACAAGCAAAAAATCTGCTAGCAAAATACAACAGCCCATTTTTTTGGAGTGGTGCTGAGCGAGGGCGTGCTGTTGAGCAGATAAGTCACCTGGTTAATTTTAGTCAACTGCTACTGTT
Above is a genomic segment from Spartinivicinus poritis containing:
- the aroK gene encoding shikimate kinase AroK; amino-acid sequence: MSKYNIFLIGPMGAGKSTIGRLLSKELNLPFKDSDREIEARSGADIPWIFDVEGEEGFRLRETGMLQDLVLDERVVLATGGGAVLRQENRQLLTTYGTVVYLETSVEQQLERTARDKRRPLLQQADPRTVLTELLSVRGPIYESLADITIHTDGKSPRGVVSEITEALDQLNLNRPQ
- the aroB gene encoding 3-dehydroquinate synthase, translating into MEKLIVDLAERSYPIYIGQQLIDQFEYYQPHIDGKQVLIVTNDTVAPLYLERVKQTLTGHYQVAEVVLSDGEQYKTLATVEKIYDVLLTNKFNRTVTLVALGGGVIGDITGFAAATYQRGVNFIQVPTTLLAQVDSSVGGKTGVNHPLGKNMIGAFYQPKCVIADTTTLNTLPDRELSAGIAEVIKYGLISDKPFFEWLEEHVSSLVSRCSDSLGYAVLRSCENKAWVVAQDEKEGGIRAILNLGHTFGHAIENFMGYGRWLHGEAVAAGMVQAADLSCRIGWITESEVSGVKSLLKQASLPIEPPEEMSCNDYLELMAVDKKVIDGQLRLVLLESIGKAIVTADFDRQLLLDTLG